Below is a window of Paenibacillus bovis DNA.
AACGGCCCTGTCGGAGAGTCGCTGACTGCGATTACCGTGCCCCTCCAGTGTCTGCTGTATCCATGAACCGGCTCGCCAGCCAGCGCGCGCTCGTTGTTATGCAGTGTCACGAACAGATAGTAACGTCCCTCGTATTCATGCACCTCGGGCGCCCATGCCCCATGCTGCGGATGAGCCCATACATCGTCCGGAATCGCAAAGACCTCATAAGGCCCTTCCCATTCCGACAGATCATTGCTGCGGTAGACCAGCACACCATAACGATCCATCCCGTTCCACTCCGGCGACCCTCCCGTGTACAAATAATATAGCTGCTGCCGAGGATCGGTCAGTACAAATGGATCATGTGCAGGGATATCCTCCAGACGGTGACCCTTTTGCGGGTGATGCACATCCGAAGCGGCATTATAGGCAGGCATGGCGATCAGCTCCTTTTTGGATACGTTTTCATTTTAAAGAAGTATACCACTATCCTTTGCAGCAATACAGTCAGCCTGCTGGTAAAAGGCTGCTACCAGAGTTATCGTGTCACAGGGAACCTTTCAGAAAGCCGCTGCGTAACAGAGAGCAAAATAACATTTACGGAGGTTCAGGATGAAGCCAATGAACAAGCAAATCATCAATACCGATTATGGAACATTCAAATATGTGCTGTCTGTCCAAGGATCACCGGCTATTCTTCTGATCAATAGAGGCAGCGGACCGGTGGAAGGCTGGCATAGGCTGTTCCCGGAGCTCGATCATGAATATACTGTGCTGGCTTATAATCGTCTCGGCATAGGGAAAAGCAGCAAACTGACCGGGCTACAGCACGGTGCTGTCATTACGGCTACCCTAAAGCTGCTGCTGGACGATCTTCACGCGCCGCCTCCATATGTGCTGGTCGGTCATTTCCTCGGCGGATTGTACGCCAATCTGCTCGCCCGCCCATTCCCCGGCCAGATCGCCGGGTATACTGCTCGAAGCCAGTCACCTGCAGGATCTGCAGATTAACGATACCCAGCCGGCTGTGATCCGCGCCCTGAACCGACTGCTGAGCAGACTGGATACATTCGTGTCTTCCCGCCAGTGGAATGAAGTTCATTATGTAGAAGAGACCGCCCGTCAAATTCAGCAGGCCGTGCCGTTTCCGAACAAGCCGCTGTTTGTCATTACGGGAATGAAAAAGTCTCCATTCGTGTCACAGCATGCGCTGGATATCCGGCTAAACCATCAGCAGGAACTCGTGCAGCTCAGCCGATACGGCAAGCAGATACTGGCAAAGCGCAGCGGACACTTTCTCCAGTTTACCGAGCCGGAGTTTGTGCTGCAGATGATCCGAAACTGTATCTCTTGCTGTGCCAACAGCATATGAAATCCCTCCGCAATTGCGGTTGGCTGCTTTACCCGAGGATACGACTATATTAGGGTTTTACCAGTGTCCATCCAGCAGCCAAGGAAACCAAAACAAGGAGAACCTGCCATGCAAAATCTGTATACCAAACCTGTCATTTTCCTACTCATCATTGTCTTCTTGCAGTAGATTATTTTACAGGTGGCGCTCGACGTTAATCCGATAATCAATCCGTTTAATTATTTTCTTGTTATCATCATTTTCTTTTTTATTATTCGCTATGTCAAATCGTCCAGATCTTAACGTTGCTTTGAATATTATACACCCTTCTGCCCTACTATCCGAGTAACCTCAGCAAATAAGACATATTAAAAATAAAAAATTTAACCAAGATCATATTTTATAAAAATGCTATAGTTAAAAGCCACCCTAACTAATTGATTGGTAAAATACCATTATTAGTTAAAGTGGCTGTTTATTTTTATAAAATCATCATAAATTAAATTTTTCTATGACTTCTTTTTTTAATTCTTTAAATTTGTTCAATTTATTTTCAGAAGTAGTTAATATTTCATATTCTTTTACTTTTTTATAATCCATCCCATTATCTACGTCAGTTTGATCTAACAGCTTAGTTTTTGAATTTCCTAATTCAAATTTACTATAGTAAGAAGAGACAGGGATAAAACTTATATCTTCATCAGCTTTATAAACATAATTTTTAGGTACCTTTAATTTCTTCAAAAAAACTATATAGGTTTTTCGTGGTTTTAAAATTTGGTAACCACCAAACGAAAAATAATTGTCTCCAAAAAAATAACTTGGTTCGTATATATATGCTTGATTATTAGCTAGGAGATCTTTTCCTTTAAATATTTTTATCGCCTTTATACCTGTTTTGATAGTCTGTGCATAATTTAATCTTTCGCTTGTTGTTTCAACTTCTGCTACTAAATCTGCTTCATTATAAATTTGAGAAAACTGTTCTATATTATTATTAAAATAAATACCTAGATGGTTTTTTTCTTCTTCTAAATTAAGTTTCACATTGTTTTTATCTAAGTGATTACCTAAGCTTATGTTAAAATTATAAGAAAAAGCTGTACGTATTCCAAATAAAATCGAAGCAAGCAATAAGATGAATAAACTGGTTATATAAAGTTTATTTTTCATGTGAACTCTCCAATTTACCTTTACTAATTTTAAAAACTTCGTCAGCTAAAATATTAATATCTTCCTTATTATGGCTTGCAAGTAGTATAGTGGCTCCCCGATCTTTTTCTTCTAATATAATATTTCTAATTAATTCAACTCCGTTTTCATCTAATGCGTTAGTTGGTTCATCTAGTATTATTATCTCTGGTTTTTCCATAATGGCTTGAGCAATAGCCAGTCGCTGTTTCATCCCTAAAGAATACTTCTTATAATTTCTAGTATCATTGTATTCTAGTCCCACTCTTTGAAGAGAATTTCTAATGTCTTCTTCATTAATTTTATTTTTTATAGAAGCCAAAATTTTAAGGTTCTCTGCACCCGTATAGTTAGGCCAAAATCCAGGAGACTCAATTAATACTCCGATGCTTTCTGGAAAAGAATAATTGCCATCTAATTTTCTCCCCTTCACCCATACATGTCCTACAGTAGGTTTTACCAAACCAGACATCACTCTAAAAAGCATAGATTTCCCTGAACCATTTGCCCCATAAAATCCATACACTTTTTGATTGTACAGTTCTAAATTAATATCTTCCAAAACTGTATTCCCCGATATTTTTTTTGTTACATTTTC
It encodes the following:
- a CDS encoding alpha/beta fold hydrolase, which codes for MNKQIINTDYGTFKYVLSVQGSPAILLINRGSGPVEGWHRLFPELDHEYTVLAYNRLGIGKSSKLTGLQHGAVITATLKLLLDDLHAPPPYVLVGHFLGGLYANLLARPFPGQIAGYTARSQSPAGSAD
- a CDS encoding ATP-binding cassette domain-containing protein — encoded protein: MNYLLKIENVTKKISGNTVLEDINLELYNQKVYGFYGANGSGKSMLFRVMSGLVKPTVGHVWVKGRKLDGNYSFPESIGVLIESPGFWPNYTGAENLKILASIKNKINEEDIRNSLQRVGLEYNDTRNYKKYSLGMKQRLAIAQAIMEKPEIIILDEPTNALDENGVELIRNIILEEKDRGATILLASHNKEDINILADEVFKISKGKLESSHEK